From Micrococcus porci, one genomic window encodes:
- a CDS encoding pyruvate kinase: MSTLPENAPDSRPTAESPVVAPGAAVTELIEAIDALRARIVAAEQAHAERLDRVADRHRASARNLVHYVTLRGEDLRPLQDALSAVGLSSLGRMEAGVLGHLDAVRTALHPLGGRPAPDPADDDPLSPAEGRALLAANAESLLGPSRPGRETRIMVTMPSEAATNAALVQGMADAGMDLARVNAAHDGEAAWAAMVANIRGVARDGGRPAPRICMDLAGPKLRTGPLEPGPGVVKVKPRRDVDGTVLERSRVWLGEADAPEAADAVVLPLDPAGSGHSPVLSALRPGDHAMLTDARDSDRTLHVLAATEAGVLLACRKTVYWHTGLEVDTPRGTLVVGALPSVPQAMRVHAGDEIVLTRSMDPRPAVSEGPFTIGCSLPQAFQDVRPGERVLIDDGKITGEVVSNDGEAITLTVTEAGPTGAKLRAEKGVNFPDTDLRLPALTDEDRSHLPFAAAHADVVNMSFVRSPADVAALIDALDAEDARGVGVSLKIETVGAFERLPAMLLEAMRWNDVGVMIARGDLAVEAGFERMAELQEEILWLCEAAHVPAVWATQILETLAKQGLPSRAEITDAAMAQRAEAAMLNKGPYIDEAIGALSDILTRMGGHADKKRDMLRRLRSWSL, encoded by the coding sequence ATGTCGACCCTCCCGGAGAACGCCCCCGACTCCCGTCCGACCGCCGAGTCTCCCGTCGTCGCCCCCGGTGCCGCCGTCACCGAGCTCATCGAGGCGATCGACGCCCTCCGCGCGCGGATCGTCGCCGCCGAGCAGGCCCATGCGGAGCGCCTCGACCGCGTCGCCGACCGCCACCGCGCGTCGGCGCGGAACCTCGTCCACTATGTGACGCTGCGCGGGGAGGACCTGCGCCCCCTCCAGGACGCCCTGTCCGCCGTCGGCCTGTCCTCCCTCGGCCGGATGGAGGCCGGCGTGCTCGGCCACCTCGACGCCGTGCGCACCGCCCTCCACCCCCTGGGCGGCCGCCCCGCACCCGACCCGGCCGACGACGACCCCCTCTCCCCCGCGGAGGGGCGCGCACTCCTCGCCGCCAACGCGGAGTCGCTCCTCGGGCCCAGCCGCCCGGGCCGGGAGACCCGGATCATGGTCACCATGCCCTCCGAGGCCGCCACGAACGCCGCCCTGGTCCAGGGCATGGCCGACGCCGGCATGGACCTGGCCCGCGTGAACGCCGCCCATGACGGCGAGGCCGCCTGGGCAGCGATGGTCGCGAACATCCGCGGCGTCGCCCGGGACGGGGGCCGTCCCGCCCCCCGCATCTGCATGGACCTGGCCGGGCCGAAGCTGCGCACGGGGCCGCTCGAGCCGGGACCCGGCGTCGTGAAGGTCAAGCCCCGCCGGGACGTGGACGGGACCGTGCTGGAGCGCTCCCGCGTGTGGTTGGGCGAGGCGGACGCCCCGGAGGCCGCGGACGCCGTCGTCCTGCCGCTGGACCCGGCCGGCTCGGGGCACTCACCGGTGCTGTCCGCGCTGCGCCCCGGCGACCACGCGATGCTCACCGACGCCCGCGACTCCGACCGCACCCTGCACGTGCTGGCCGCCACGGAGGCGGGCGTGCTCCTGGCCTGCCGCAAGACCGTGTACTGGCACACCGGCCTCGAGGTGGACACCCCGCGCGGGACCCTGGTGGTCGGCGCGCTGCCGTCCGTCCCCCAGGCGATGCGCGTGCACGCCGGCGACGAGATCGTGCTCACCCGCTCCATGGACCCGCGCCCCGCGGTGAGCGAGGGGCCGTTCACGATCGGCTGCTCCCTGCCTCAGGCGTTCCAGGACGTGCGCCCGGGCGAGCGCGTCCTGATCGACGACGGCAAGATCACGGGCGAGGTCGTCTCGAACGACGGCGAGGCCATCACGCTGACCGTGACCGAGGCGGGCCCGACCGGGGCCAAGCTCCGGGCGGAGAAGGGCGTGAACTTCCCGGACACGGACCTGCGCCTGCCGGCCCTGACGGACGAGGACCGCTCTCACCTGCCGTTCGCGGCCGCGCACGCGGACGTCGTGAACATGTCCTTCGTCCGCTCCCCCGCGGACGTCGCCGCCCTCATCGACGCCCTCGACGCGGAGGACGCCCGGGGCGTGGGCGTCTCCCTGAAGATCGAGACCGTCGGGGCGTTCGAGCGGCTGCCGGCGATGCTCCTCGAGGCCATGCGGTGGAACGACGTGGGCGTCATGATCGCCCGCGGCGACCTCGCCGTGGAGGCCGGGTTCGAGCGCATGGCCGAGCTCCAGGAGGAGATCCTCTGGCTCTGCGAGGCCGCGCACGTCCCCGCCGTCTGGGCCACGCAGATCCTGGAGACCCTGGCCAAGCAGGGCCTGCCGTCCCGCGCCGAGATCACGGACGCCGCCATGGCGCAGCGCGCCGAGGCGGCCATGCTGAACAAGGGCCCGTACATCGACGAGGCGATCGGGGCCCTCTCCGACATCCTCACCCGCATGGGGGGCCACGCGGACAAGAAGCGCGACATGCTGCGCCGCCTGCGCTCCTGGTCGCTCTGA